Proteins encoded together in one Penicillium digitatum chromosome 1, complete sequence window:
- a CDS encoding GPI mannosyltransferase codes for MNISILESLWYNISSIPTKEAVHASLILGVCWWLVILILKKWASSTAKASRSDLERPAAGGRGKVTRSPGEWTPSDFKRPTAAPYSGWDVHSTKPIPYRPFRYGPKYYITLGLRSMKWDEWIELDNHYLRYHADKARRIEERGRKCCHTAPEAMDAAIELLEELCAYLPERYPSMFTTTATGITNKVTNETFHITQRPLTEDPMATAARLVQDDLAIMIERPDGEYYLLARAVLLAGFWRLSDKFGLRLSEIHTSGDVPQFKSKLEKGMMNFFRRLRPEEPFIRNNYFIQVDDNLAWSHSIGSEDAETVSWNTVEKNQAIENHFFRSERQSLRRLPRSGAVVFTIRTYFEPITAIVEEPYVPGRLADAVRSWGDDVGRYKGKKMYQDVLLEILDEKHKVQIEGGLEIEKEDEVRKYPF; via the exons ATGAACATTTCGATACTAGAGTCCCTATGGTACAATATCTCGTCGATCCCAACGAAAGAGGCCGTGCATGCCTCGCTCATTCTCGGTGTCTGTTGGTGGCTTGTTATCTTGATCTTAAAAAAGTGGGCTTCTAGCACAGCCAAAGCTTCGAGAAGTGATCTTGAGAGACCTGCTGCAGGTGGGAGAGGAAAGGTTACTAGGTCACCAGGTG AATGGACTCCATCGGACTTCAAGCGGCCAACAGCAGCCCCATACTCGGGATGGGATGTCCATTCGACGAAGCCGATTCCCTATCGGCCGTTTAGATATGGCCC AAAATATTACATCACGCTGGGTCTGCGGAGCATGAAATGGGACGAATGGATCG AACTCGATAACCACTATCTAAGATACCACGCCGACAAAGCACGCCGCATCGAAGAGCGCGGGAGAAAATGCTGCCATACAGCACCAGAGGCAATGGACGCTGCAATCGAACTACTCGAAGAACT ATGCGCCTACCTCCCCGAAAGATACCCAAGCATGTTCACCACGACCGCAACGGGAATCACCAACAAAGTAACCAACGAAACCTTCCACATAACCCAGCGCCCACTCACCGAAGACCCAATGGCGACAGCAGCCCGACTCGTGCAAGACGACCTAGCCATAATGATCGAGCGCCCAGACGGCGAATACTACCTCCTCGCAAGGGCGGTGCTGCTAGCTGGGTTCTGGCGACTGAGCGACAAATTCGGGTTGCGGCTGTCCGAAATCCACACATCAGGCGACGTACCGCAATTCAAGAGCAAGCTGGAGAAAGGGATGATGAATTTCTTCCGACGATTGCGGCCCGAGGAGCCATTTATTCGGAACAACTATTTCATCCAGGTGGATGATAATCTGGCGTGGTCGCATAGTATTGGGTCTGAGGACGCGGAGACAGTATCGTGGAATACAGTGGAAAAGAACCAGGCTATTGAGAATCATTTCTTTCGCTCGGAGAGGCAGTCGCTAAGAAGATTGCCTAGATCTGGAGCGGTGGTTTTTACTATTCGGACTTATTTTGAGCCTATAACTGCGATTGTTGAAGAGCCTTATGTTCCGGGGCGTTTGGCGGATGCAGTTAGGAGTTGGGGGGATGATGTTGGTCGGTataaagggaagaagatgtACCAGGATGTTCTGTTGGAGATTTTGGATGAGAAGCATAAAGTGCAGATTGAAGGGGGCTTAGAGATTGAAAAGGAGGATGAGGTTAGGAAGTACCCTTTTTGA
- a CDS encoding Translation elongation/initiation factor/Ribosomal, beta-barrel, which produces MDGHHKSSSDTTCVDEGPAPKKPCLIETPIAGTPDNGSDFYNTPLAAGPPDMSTDSLNAGKGAVELSTSSKPSQMIPGLNLIQHNSEQETSSYSTEHTVKQEQDQQVDFQEIETETKEEETRKIIQFESTDAAMKNETEANKFKIEPTAPLSEAMDVEQDAHQDNMIEASGQAGDDKEEEHPEWEVDSSPYESSSDSSDSSDSDDSDDEDYPILSAEEQAQILMRAEGGSDDEGDGKGKAGGQLRTTNEIEEEVLPIPDVKITPEMKIVYLGKIHAAIDKNVLIEANTSGEYQVLESGSLLCSDDRQVIGVVAETLGRVENPLYTTTYATASEVQEKGLVKGKDIFYVEEHSTFVFTQPLKGMKGSDASNFHDEEVAAEEMEFSDDEAEAEYKRKLKQKRQERKEAREGPKGKKPAPGPSKLNQSELNYDDAGGEEGYTPLARPTNLHEMMNTREPPVEGNERGGFRGGRGRGRGDRGRAGRGRGGRGGREWDQDRRPQQASGSTHEPQPQPQAQPAVPYSQPIYQQPQQPYGMPRPFTAYAQYSQQQAQSPQLVQQQQPQFGQGGAQPQMPFQFSPYPAFQQPQPNNLQNAQQGAPQFNSQSLAMLQQQQQQQFLQLLQHQQHYQQSQQHYQQPQQQYQPPLAQNAAMNFDQVKAQLDLLRNLSGGNQGPPPS; this is translated from the coding sequence ATGGACGGACACCACAAATCATCAAGTGATACCACATGTGTGGATGAAGGTCCTGCCCCGAAAAAACCCTGTCTTATCGAGACGCCTATCGCAGGGACTCCAGACAACGGCAGCGATTTCTATAACACTCCCTTGGCTGCAGGTCCACCGGACATGAGTACAGATAGCCTAAATGCCGGAAAAGGCGCAGTTGAACTGTCTACTTCCTCGAAGCCAAGCCAGATGATCCCCGGATTAAATCTCATTCAGCACAATTCCGAACAAGAAACTAGCTCGTATTCGACCGAACACACAGTCAAGCAAGAGCAGGATCAACAAGTGGACTTCCAGGAAATCGAAACCGAAACCAAGGAAGAGGAAACCCGGAAAATTATCCAGTTCGAGTCCACCGACGCAGCTATGAAGAATGAGACAGAAGCGAACAAATTCAAAATTGAACCCACTGCCCCTCTCAGCGAAGCTATGGACGTTGAGCAGGATGCCCACCAAGACAACATGATCGAAGCCTCTGGTCAGGCTGGCGATGACAAGGAAGAAGAGCACCCCGAGTGGGAGGTTGACTCTTCACCATACGAGTCATCTTCAGACAGCTCTGATTCCTCGGACTCCGATGATAGTGACGATGAAGACTATCCTATACTTAGCGCAGAGGAGCAAGCTCAGATTCTTATGCGGGCCGAAGGTGGTTCTGACGACGAAGGAGATGGCAAGGGGAAAGCAGGAGGACAACTGCGGACCACCAACGAGATCGAGGAGGAGGTCCTGCCTATCCCTGACGTTAAGATCACCCCCGAAATGAAGATTGTGTATCTCGGCAAAATTCATGCCGCTATTGATAAAAATGTTCTTATCGAGGCTAATACCTCTGGAGAATATCAGGTACTTGAGTCGGGATCCTTGCTGTGCTCCGATGATCGCCAGGTCATTGGCGTAGTAGCAGAGACCCTGGGCAGAGTAGAGAATCCTCTATATACCACCACATACGCCACAGCATCCGAAGTTCAGGAAAAGGGCTTAGTCAAGGGCAAGGATATCTTCTATGTTGAGGAGCACTCCACCTTTGTGTTCACCCAGCCGCTCAAGGGCATGAAGGGAAGTGACGCTTCTAACTTCCACGACGAGGAAGTTGCCGCTGAAGAAATGGAATTCTCTGACGATGAAGCGGAGGCTGAATACAAGCGGAAACTGAAGCAGAAGCGTCAGGAGCGAAAGGAAGCCAGGGAAGGCCCCAAAGGCAAGAAGCCTGCCCCGGGACCATCAAAATTGAACCAGAGCGAGCTCAACTACGACGATGCCGGAGGTGAGGAAGGCTACACCCCGCTTGCACGCCCTACCAATCTCCACGAGATGATGAATACTCGTGAGCCGCCGGTTGAAGGCAACGAGCGTGGTGGGTTCCGTGGCGGAAGAGGTCGTGGCCGGGGTGACCGTGGACGCGCAGGACGAGGCAGAGGTGGACGCGGAGGAAGGGAGTGGGATCAGGATCGTCGACCCCAGCAGGCCAGCGGCTCAACCCACGAGCCTCAGCCTCAGCCTCAAGCCCAGCCTGCTGTTCCCTACAGCCAGCCAATTTACCAGCAACCCCAGCAGCCATACGGGATGCCCCGGCCTTTCACTGCGTATGCGCAGTACTCACAGCAGCAGGCCCAGAGCCCGCAACTAgtgcaacagcaacagccgCAATTCGGCCAAGGTGGAGCGCAGCCACAGATGCCATTCCAGTTCTCTCCATACCCGGCCTTCCAACAACCACAACCCAACAACCTCCAGAACGCCCAACAGGGTGCTCCTCAGTTTAATTCTCAATCCCTGGCTATGTTGCAACAacaacagcagcaacagtTCCTGCAGCTTCTGCAACACCAACAGCATTACCAACAGTCTCAGCAGCATTACCAACAGCCTCAGCAACAGTATCAGCCTCCCCTGGCCCAAAACGCAGCTATGAACTTTGACCAAGTTAAAGCTCAGCTGGATCTGCTACGCAATTTGAGCGGCGGGAACCAGggtcctcctccttcttga
- a CDS encoding U4/u6 small nuclear ribonucleoprotein hprp3-related protein, putative: MADASGNMLKRPHPEDQHDNSQKRSRSNHGSPVPGQGGAAPGKPDIAKIMAEARAKAEAVRARLQAHHGGVTATPTPPAPLAPPAPDAASPPPPPPPAPTMSKLEQMKARVAAATQRASAPSQPRPSAPSYQPPAHDDEGISKARGGLDVGLHPALLSDAVPEYRGANGRPTKPKRAGGPQLDLSGPSVEEIKNNPYFDPAINPKATFAKPRQTRELLFNQKGKYIQQAAALRRQAQLEAMKKRIAEKSRQAGLDEDIDVEKAFLVPAPPAIEWWDAKLVDGSDYDAINNQENIKLDTLNSYIQHPIELQPPQEKHMPVQKPMFLTPKEQAKIRRQRRMADLKEQQAKIRLGLEEAPPPKVKKSNLMRVLGEQAVKDPTAVEARVTREIADRKEAHEMANEDRKLTKEQRREKLEAQKEKDASLGIFQSVYRIDSLASGRNRFKIGKNAEQNNLTGMCVMHPRLNLVIVEGGQHSINNYRKLMLNRIDWTENPGSDRVPADSPEAQVSWLSTEDDKGDPRDFSANTCNLLWEGQTKGRVFRKWFGARICETDSAAKAALSRSKMENFWTLAKSAKPAEY, encoded by the coding sequence ATGGCCGACGCATCGGGTAACATGCTGAAGCGTCCTCACCCTGAGGATCAACACGACAACTCCCAGAAGAGGTCCCGCTCCAACCATGGGTCCCCAGTACCAGGTCAAGGAGGTGCTGCCCCAGGCAAGCCAGATATCGCGAAAATAATGGCAGAAGCAAGGGCAAAAGCAGAAGCTGTGCGCGCTCGCCTACAAGCGCATCATGGTGGCGTGACTGCGACACCAACACCGCCAGCACCTCTAGCACCACCTGCACCGGATGCTGCAAgtcctcctccccccccaCCACCGGCTCCTACTATGTCGAAACTGGAACAAATGAAAGCTCGAGTTGCCGCAGCTACTCAACGAGCCAGCGCACCCTCTCAGCCAAGACCCAGTGCACCATCCTACCAACCACCAGCGCATGACGACGAGGGCATATCCAAGGCTCGCGGTGGTCTGGATGTTGGCCTTCATCCTGCGCTCCTCTCTGATGCTGTGCCGGAATATCGTGGTGCAAATGGACGACCAACCAAGCCAAAGCGTGCTGGTGGGCCCCAGCTTGATCTGTCTGGTCCGTCTGTCGAGGAAATCAAGAACAACCCTTACTTTGACCCGGCTATCAACCCAAAAGCAACGTTTGCCAAGCCCCGTCAAACTCGAGAGCTCCTATTCAATCAAAAAGGCAAATATATCCAACAGGCAGCGGCTCTACGCAGACAGGCACAGCTGGAAGCTATGAAGAAAAGAATTGCAGAGAAATCACGACAGGCCGGACTTGACGAGGATATTGATGTGGAAAAGGCATTCCTTGTCCCTGCTCCACCTGCTATAGAGTGGTGGGATGCCAAGTTAGTTGATGGCAGTGACTATGACGCAATTAATAACCAGGAAAACATCAAACTCGATACCCTCAACAGCTATATTCAGCATCCTATCGAGCTTCAACCTCCGCAAGAAAAGCACATGCCCGTACAAAAGCCAATGTTCCTTACCCCGAAAGAACAAGCCAAGATTCGTCGACAACGACGCATGGCAGATTTGAAGGAACAACAAGCCAAGATCAGACTGGGACTCGAGGAAGCACCGCCTCCAAAGGTCAAGAAATCCAATCTCATGCGGGTTTTGGGAGAACAAGCTGTGAAGGATCCCACGGCTGTGGAAGCTCGTGTGACCAGGGAAATCGCAGATCGGAAGGAAGCACACGAGATGGCGAACGAAGACCGTAAACTGACCAAGGAGCAACGGCGCGAAAAGCTGGAAGCTCAGAAGGAGAAGGATGCCTCGTTGGGCATATTCCAATCTGTGTACCGAATTGATAGTCTGGCGAGTGGCCGGAACCGCTTCAAGATCGGCAAAAACGCAGAGCAAAATAATCTGACGGGCATGTGTGTTATGCATCCCCGGCTCAACCTGGTGATCGTCGAGGGCGGCCAGCACTCCATCAACAACTACCGAAAGCTGATGCTGAACCGCATTGATTGGACCGAAAACCCCGGATCCGATCGAGTACCTGCAGACAGCCCTGAAGCTCAGGTGTCATGGTTATCCACTGAGGATGACAAGGGAGACCCCCGGGATTTCAGTGCGAACACGTGTAATCTCCTCTGGGAAGGTCAGACCAAAGGCCGGGTTTTCAGGAAATGGTTTGGTGCCCGTATCTGTGAAACAGACTCTGCTGCCAAAGCAGCGCTGTCCCGATCTAAGATGGAGAATTTTTGGACACTAGCGAAGAGTGCCAAGCCAGCTGAATATTAA
- a CDS encoding GPI mannosyltransferase, which translates to MAGNDYSSGDAHKPRTKKQPPPAPFYIPLNITLYLCLVANTLAAIFSPIQDCDEVFNFWEPVHYLQHGYGLQTWEYSPAYSIRSWLYVSLHAAVGKIGSLVVHTKTAEFYTIRLSLAFLCAACQTRLYSAICRTLSPRIGLLFVMITTFSPGMFHASTAFLPSTFTMYMSMLGLASFLDWKNNQKTARGIMWFGLGTIVGWPFAGALIVPLLVEEAIVGFTSGSAGLLLYNVIEGIIRCLSILALEVAVDYAFFRKLVLVPWNIVAYNIFGGEGKGPDIFGTEPWTFYVRNLLLNFNVWFVFAMLSAPLLLFQIIFRSHTTSLHTSLRSMTLVAPFYMWFVIFSVQPHKEERFMYPAYPFLALNAALSFHLILTYLGSTNQKELIGRVPTKLKIFAALSVVLVGLNAGMLRTLGMVTAYNAPLKVFNPLQSVDITHAGDSVCFGKEWYRFPSSYFLPNDMRAKFIRSEFRGLLPGEFPDAPSYLARLDGASQIPSGMNDLNIEDPSKYVDLSQCSFLVDSYFPGHDATELEPQYFLDKAQWETLSCASFLDASQTGLLGRLIWIPDLPVIPVHFRRKWGEYCLLQRKVASHV; encoded by the exons ATGGCAGGGAACGACTATTCTTCTGGGGATGCCCATAAGCCTCGGACAAAGAAGCA ACCCCCACCAGCCCCCTTCTACATTCCCCTCAACATCACACTCTACCTATGCCTAGTTGCCAACACTCTTGCCGCCATATTCTCTCCAATTCAAGATTGTGACGAGGTCTTTAATTTTTGGGAACCTGTACATTATCTGCAGCATGGATATGGTCTTCAAACCTGGGAATATTCACCGGCTTATTCTATTCGTAGCTGGCTCTACGTGTCGCTCCATGCTGCCGTAGGCAAGATCGGGTCCTTGGTAGTCCACACCAAGACAGCTGAATTCTACACAATCCGCCTCTCTCTTGCATTTTTATGCGCAGCGTGTCAGACTCGACTATACTCTGCAATCTGTCGTACACTCAGTCCCCGCATCGGTCTCTTGTTTGTGATGATCACCACATTCAGCCCTGGCATGTTTCATGCTTCGACTGCCTTTTTGCCCTCTACGTTTACCATGTATATGTCTATGCTTGGTCTGGCTTCGttcttggattggaaaaaTAACCAGAAAACAGCGCGGGGCATCATGTGGTTTGGCCTAGGGACAATTGTTGGGTGGCCGTTTGCTGGTGCTCTCATTGTGCCTCTTTTGGTTGAAGAGGCTATCGTTGGGTTCACTTCTGGATCCGCCGGCTTACTGTTGTATAATGTCATTGAGGGCATCATTCGTTGTTTGTCTATTCTA GCTCTTGAAGTTGCAGTTGACTATGCTTTCTTCCGAAAGCTAGTTCTCGTCCCTTGGAACATTGTTGCGTACAACATCTTCGGGGGAGAAGGTAAGGGACCGGATATCTTTGGAACTGAGCCGTGGACCTTCTACGTTCGAAACCTCTTGCTCAACTTCAACGTCTGGTTTGTCTTCGCCATGCTATCCGCGCCCCTCTTACTTTTTCAAATCATCTTTCGATCGCACACCACGTCCTTGCACACATCCTTGCGGTCCATGACGCTTGTCGCTCCCTTTTACATGTGGTTCGTAATTTTCTCGGTCCAGCCACACAAGGAAGAGCGGTTTATGTACCCAGCATATCCGTTCCTGGCACTCAACGCGGCTTTGAGCTTCCATCTTATTTTGACCTACCTTGGCTCCACCAACCAAAAGGAACTGATCGGCCGCGTACCAACCAAACTGAAGATTTTTGCAGCATTGTCAGTTGTACTAGTCGGTCTGAACGCCGGAATGCTGCGCACTCTAGGGATGGTTACAGCCTATAACGCTCCATTGAAGGTGTTCAACCCCCTTCAGAGTGTGGATATCACGCATGCAGGAGACTCGGTGTGCTTCGGCAAGGAGTGGTACCGCTTCCCGTCGTCATATTTCCTTCCCAATGACATGCGCGCCAAGTTCATACGAAGTGAATTCCGAGGACTACTTCCAGGCGAGTTCCCAGATGCGCCGAGTTATCTTGCGCGTCTGGATGGTGCCTCGCAGATTCCATCTGGCATGAATGATCTCAACATCGAGGACCCTAGCAAATAC GTTGATCTCTCTCAATGTTCTTTCCTGGTTGACTCTTACTTCCCTGGTCACGACGCAACCGAACTAGAGCCCCAGTATTTCCTGGACAAGGCGCAGTGGGAAACGCTTTCCTGCGCAAGCTTCCTCGATGCGTCTCAAACAGGTCTGCTAGGTCGATTGATCTGGATTCCTGATCTCCCAGTCATTCCAGTCCACTTCCGACGCAAATGGGGCGAATACTGTTTACTCCAACGAAAAGTCGCAAGCCATGTATAG